From the Micromonospora lupini genome, one window contains:
- a CDS encoding ABC transporter ATP-binding protein: MTTHAPPPIGQAAVAAVDLVKVYGSGDTAVRALDGVSVGFGRAEFTAIMGSSGSGKSTLMHCLAGLDTATSGRVLLGGTELTGQSDRTLTRVRRDRIGFVFQAFNLLPQLTAAQNITLPLDLAGREPDRDLLAHLVDVLGLGQRLGHRPSELSGGQQQRVALARALVSRPEVVFADEPTGNLDSRSGAEVLAILRDSVRDLGQTVVMVTHDPIAAAYADRVVLLADGRVAGEIDAPNQGSVTDALRELAVPA; the protein is encoded by the coding sequence ATGACAACCCACGCCCCGCCGCCGATCGGGCAGGCCGCCGTCGCCGCGGTCGACCTGGTGAAGGTGTACGGCAGCGGCGACACCGCGGTCCGCGCCCTGGATGGCGTCTCGGTCGGCTTCGGCCGGGCCGAGTTCACCGCGATCATGGGCTCGTCCGGGTCCGGCAAGTCGACGCTCATGCACTGCCTGGCCGGCCTGGACACGGCCACCTCCGGCCGGGTCCTGCTCGGCGGCACCGAACTGACAGGTCAGTCCGACCGCACCCTGACCCGCGTACGCCGCGACCGGATCGGCTTCGTCTTCCAGGCGTTCAACCTGCTGCCACAGCTCACCGCCGCGCAGAACATCACGCTGCCGCTGGACCTCGCCGGCCGGGAGCCCGACCGTGACCTGCTCGCGCACCTCGTCGACGTGCTGGGCCTCGGACAACGGCTCGGGCACCGACCCAGCGAACTCTCCGGCGGCCAGCAACAGCGGGTGGCGCTGGCCCGGGCACTGGTGTCGCGGCCCGAGGTCGTCTTCGCCGACGAGCCGACCGGCAACCTCGACTCCCGCTCCGGAGCGGAGGTCCTCGCCATCCTGCGCGACTCGGTACGCGACCTGGGCCAGACGGTCGTCATGGTCACCCACGATCCGATCGCCGCCGCGTACGCCGACCGGGTGGTGCTGCTCGCCGACGGGCGGGTCGCCGGCGAGATCGACGCGCCGAACCAGGGCTCGGTCACCGACGCGCTGCGCGAGCTGGCGGTCCCGGCATGA
- a CDS encoding sensor histidine kinase, producing the protein MNAPGFSTWWVRLGQLAGLAALALLGAFDLRYGLYTGASAVEALRALVQVGLAVLTAVVWLPVHRQGSRSLPLAALVLGAISLAVTFGFVLLSASGRYLFGGSWGLAESAGMIAVVFVVTRWGAARLAPWAAVLAALAAAALPLRAGTEYVYVIFGLLQALGAVGAAAVGIYLRVVAAGRERAIALVRAEQRAEFARDLHDFIAHHVTGIVVQAQGARFVAEQDPQRVIVALEQIERAGAETMASMRRMVGVLRNPDAPPDAPLAPLAGVADLAPLLEGHNGTTNTPALLYVDGPLDGLPVEVSTSAYRVVMEGLTNARQHAPDARSVAVSVRRTPDWLLVRVADDGATPRSAPARGHGFGLLGLTERVRALGGTITAGPGISGGWVLDAAFPLRSAVAR; encoded by the coding sequence ATGAACGCGCCGGGATTCTCGACATGGTGGGTACGCCTGGGTCAGCTCGCCGGTCTGGCGGCGCTGGCCCTGCTCGGTGCCTTCGACCTGCGCTACGGCCTCTACACCGGGGCGAGCGCGGTCGAAGCCCTGCGTGCCCTGGTGCAGGTGGGGTTGGCGGTGCTGACCGCTGTGGTCTGGCTGCCCGTGCACCGGCAGGGGTCCCGGTCGTTGCCGCTCGCCGCGCTGGTGCTCGGCGCGATCTCACTCGCCGTCACCTTCGGCTTCGTGCTGCTCAGCGCGAGCGGAAGGTATCTGTTCGGCGGCAGCTGGGGGCTTGCCGAGTCCGCCGGGATGATCGCTGTGGTGTTCGTGGTGACCAGGTGGGGCGCGGCACGGCTCGCTCCGTGGGCGGCGGTGCTCGCCGCGCTCGCCGCCGCCGCGCTGCCGCTGCGTGCCGGCACCGAATACGTCTACGTGATCTTCGGGCTGCTCCAGGCGCTCGGCGCCGTCGGCGCCGCCGCCGTCGGGATCTACCTGCGCGTCGTCGCCGCCGGGAGGGAGCGGGCCATCGCGCTGGTACGGGCCGAGCAACGCGCCGAGTTCGCGCGTGACCTGCACGACTTCATCGCCCACCATGTGACGGGCATCGTGGTGCAGGCGCAGGGCGCCCGGTTCGTCGCCGAGCAGGACCCGCAACGGGTGATCGTCGCGCTGGAACAGATCGAGCGGGCCGGCGCGGAGACGATGGCCTCGATGCGGCGGATGGTCGGCGTCCTGCGCAATCCGGACGCCCCACCGGACGCACCGCTGGCACCGCTGGCCGGCGTGGCCGATCTCGCGCCGCTGCTTGAGGGACACAACGGCACCACGAACACACCCGCCCTGCTGTACGTCGACGGCCCGCTCGACGGGCTGCCGGTGGAGGTGTCGACGTCGGCGTACCGGGTGGTGATGGAGGGACTGACAAACGCCCGTCAGCATGCCCCGGACGCTCGCTCGGTGGCCGTGTCCGTACGTCGTACACCGGACTGGCTTCTGGTCCGGGTCGCCGACGACGGCGCGACCCCGCGTTCCGCGCCCGCCCGGGGGCACGGTTTCGGCCTGCTCGGCCTCACCGAGCGGGTACGCGCCCTCGGCGGCACGATCACCGCCGGGCCGGGCATCTCCGGCGGCTGGGTGCTCGACGCCGCGTTCCCGCTGCGCTCGGCGGTGGCCCGATGA
- a CDS encoding response regulator: MIRVLIADDQAMVRTGFSMIIGAQPDMAVVGEAADGVAAVEMARRLRPDVVLLDIRMPRLDGLEALRLLAGPGVADPVRVVVVTTFDLDEYVHTALSNGACGFLLKDSGPALLVEAVRAAVSGDALISPSITVRLLEHLSPPTAPRDDAGLSPRELDVVKLVARGLTNAEIAGQLFIAVGTVKTHLASVQTKLPARNRVEIAAWAWERRLVG; encoded by the coding sequence ATGATAAGGGTGCTGATCGCCGACGACCAGGCGATGGTCCGGACCGGCTTCAGCATGATCATTGGGGCGCAGCCGGACATGGCGGTGGTCGGCGAGGCCGCCGACGGGGTCGCCGCCGTCGAGATGGCCCGGCGACTGCGTCCGGACGTGGTGTTGCTGGACATCCGCATGCCCCGCCTCGACGGCCTGGAGGCGTTGCGGCTGCTCGCCGGGCCGGGCGTCGCCGACCCGGTGCGGGTGGTCGTGGTGACGACCTTCGACCTCGACGAGTACGTGCACACCGCACTGTCCAACGGCGCCTGCGGCTTCCTCTTGAAGGACTCCGGCCCGGCGCTGCTCGTCGAGGCGGTCCGCGCGGCCGTCTCCGGCGACGCGCTGATCAGCCCGTCCATCACCGTACGGCTGCTGGAGCACCTCAGCCCGCCCACTGCGCCGCGGGACGACGCCGGCCTGTCCCCGCGGGAACTCGACGTCGTGAAGCTCGTCGCGCGGGGCCTGACCAACGCCGAGATCGCCGGTCAACTCTTCATCGCTGTCGGCACCGTCAAGACCCACCTCGCCAGCGTGCAGACGAAGCTCCCGGCCCGCAACCGCGTCGAGATCGCCGCCTGGGCCTGGGAACGCCGCCTCGTCGGCTAG
- the sthA gene encoding Si-specific NAD(P)(+) transhydrogenase — MYDYDLLVLGSGPSGQKAAIAAAKLGRRVGIVDRRDMIGGVCINTGTVPSKTLREAVLYLTGLSQRDLYGSSYRVKEDITVSDLAARTQHVITRQTDVIRNQLARNRVAMITGTGRFADAHSIWVDAGSGRESKVTFDKAIIAAGTRPARPDSVDFDDRTIVDSDGVINLQAVPRSMVVVGAGVIGMEYASMFAALGTKVTVVERRERMLEFCDDEVVESLKYHLRDLSVAFRFGEEVAAVEKHQTAALCILKSGKKIVADTVMYSAGRQGQTDDLALQAAGLEADRRGRIAVDANYRTPVDNIYAVGDVIGFPALASTSMEQGRLAAQHACGEPIREMHGLQPIGIYTIPEISFVGQTEAELTEASTPFEVGIARYRELARGQIVGDSYGMLKLLVSPEDGRLLGVHVFGTAATEIVHIGQAVIGCGGTIDYLVDAVFNYPTLAEAYKVAALDASNKIRNITRIDG; from the coding sequence GTGTATGACTACGACCTGTTGGTGCTGGGCTCCGGACCCAGCGGTCAGAAGGCCGCGATCGCCGCCGCCAAGCTCGGCAGGCGGGTCGGCATCGTGGACCGCCGCGACATGATCGGTGGGGTGTGCATCAACACCGGCACCGTCCCGTCCAAGACGCTGCGCGAGGCGGTGCTCTATCTGACCGGCCTGAGCCAGCGCGACCTGTACGGCAGCAGCTACCGGGTCAAGGAGGACATCACGGTCAGCGACCTGGCCGCCCGTACCCAGCACGTGATCACCCGACAGACCGACGTCATCCGCAACCAGCTCGCCCGCAACCGGGTCGCGATGATCACCGGGACCGGGCGTTTCGCGGACGCACACTCCATCTGGGTCGACGCCGGCTCTGGGCGCGAGTCGAAGGTGACGTTCGACAAGGCCATCATCGCGGCCGGCACCCGCCCGGCCCGCCCGGACAGCGTCGACTTCGACGACCGAACCATCGTGGACTCCGACGGCGTCATCAACCTCCAGGCCGTCCCCCGCAGCATGGTCGTGGTCGGCGCCGGCGTGATCGGCATGGAGTACGCGTCGATGTTCGCCGCCCTCGGCACCAAGGTGACAGTCGTGGAGCGCCGCGAGCGGATGCTCGAGTTCTGCGACGACGAGGTCGTCGAGTCGCTGAAGTACCACCTGCGCGACCTGTCGGTGGCGTTCCGCTTCGGCGAGGAGGTCGCTGCGGTGGAGAAGCACCAGACGGCGGCGCTGTGCATCCTCAAGAGCGGCAAGAAGATCGTCGCCGACACCGTCATGTACTCGGCCGGCAGGCAGGGCCAGACCGACGACCTGGCGTTGCAGGCGGCCGGCCTGGAGGCGGACCGGCGCGGCCGGATCGCCGTCGACGCCAACTACCGCACCCCTGTCGACAACATCTACGCGGTGGGCGACGTGATCGGCTTCCCGGCGTTGGCGTCCACCTCGATGGAGCAGGGCCGGCTTGCCGCGCAGCACGCCTGCGGCGAGCCGATCCGGGAGATGCACGGTCTGCAACCGATCGGCATCTACACCATTCCGGAGATCAGTTTTGTCGGTCAGACCGAGGCCGAGCTGACCGAGGCGTCGACGCCGTTCGAGGTGGGCATCGCGCGCTACCGCGAGCTGGCCCGCGGTCAGATCGTGGGCGACTCGTACGGGATGCTGAAGCTGCTCGTCTCCCCCGAGGACGGCCGGCTGCTCGGGGTGCACGTGTTCGGCACCGCGGCGACCGAGATCGTCCACATCGGTCAGGCGGTGATCGGCTGCGGCGGCACGATCGACTACCTGGTCGACGCCGTGTTCAACTACCCGACCCTGGCCGAGGCGTACAAGGTGGCCGCCTTGGACGCGTCCAACAAGATCCGCAACATCACCCGCATCGACGGCTGA
- a CDS encoding endo-1,4-beta-xylanase translates to MRTRWKAASRAAITLTGAGALAAGMALVLTAPASAGTTLGASAAEKGRYFGTAVAANKLSDSAYTTILNREFNMVTAENEMKIDATEPQQGQFRYTQADPIVNHARSHGMQVRGHTLAWHGQQPGWMQGMEGTALRNAMLNHVTQVTTHYRGQIYSWDVVNEAFADGNSGGRRDSNLQRTGNDWIEAAFRAARAADPGAKLCYNDYNIDNWTWAKTQGVYNMVRDFKSRGVPIDCVGFQSHFNSDSPYVSNYRTTLSSFAALGVDVQITELDIQGAPANTYRSVVEDCLAVARCNGITVWGIRDSDSWRSSQTPLLFNGNGSKKAAYDAVLAALNNGTPPPTTPPPTTPPPSDPPPTTPPPTTPPPTTPPPGQGGCTATVTVNQWTGGFVANVRVTAGSSALNGWTVTIALPSGATVTNAWSATNSGSTGTTTWRNVSYNGQVAAGQSTEFGFQGNGTAGSLTPTCAAG, encoded by the coding sequence ATGAGAACGAGATGGAAGGCGGCATCGAGAGCCGCGATCACGCTGACCGGCGCGGGCGCTCTCGCCGCCGGCATGGCGCTGGTCCTGACGGCACCCGCCTCCGCCGGCACCACGCTGGGCGCGTCCGCCGCCGAGAAGGGTCGCTACTTCGGCACGGCGGTGGCCGCGAACAAGCTCTCGGACAGCGCGTACACCACGATCTTGAACCGTGAATTCAACATGGTGACGGCCGAGAACGAGATGAAGATCGACGCCACCGAGCCGCAGCAGGGTCAGTTCCGCTACACCCAGGCGGATCCGATCGTCAACCACGCACGCAGCCACGGAATGCAGGTACGCGGTCACACCCTGGCCTGGCACGGCCAGCAGCCGGGGTGGATGCAGGGCATGGAGGGCACCGCGCTGCGCAACGCGATGCTCAACCACGTGACGCAGGTGACGACCCACTACCGGGGACAGATCTATTCCTGGGACGTGGTGAACGAGGCGTTCGCCGACGGCAACTCCGGTGGCCGTCGGGACTCGAACCTGCAGCGCACCGGCAACGACTGGATCGAGGCCGCGTTCCGCGCCGCCCGCGCCGCCGACCCGGGCGCGAAGCTCTGCTACAACGACTACAACATCGACAACTGGACCTGGGCCAAGACCCAGGGCGTCTACAACATGGTGCGGGACTTCAAGTCCCGTGGTGTGCCGATCGACTGCGTGGGCTTCCAGTCGCACTTCAACAGCGACTCGCCGTACGTCAGCAACTACCGCACCACGCTGTCGAGCTTCGCGGCACTGGGTGTGGACGTGCAGATCACCGAGCTGGACATCCAGGGCGCTCCGGCGAACACCTACCGCAGTGTCGTGGAGGACTGCCTGGCCGTGGCCCGGTGCAACGGGATCACCGTGTGGGGCATCCGCGACAGCGACTCGTGGCGGTCGTCGCAGACCCCGCTGCTGTTCAACGGCAACGGCTCGAAGAAGGCCGCGTACGACGCGGTCCTCGCGGCGCTGAACAACGGCACCCCGCCGCCCACCACGCCTCCGCCGACCACCCCGCCACCCAGCGACCCGCCGCCCACCACGCCTCCGCCGACCACCCCGCCGCCCACGACCCCGCCTCCGGGGCAGGGTGGCTGCACCGCGACGGTGACGGTGAACCAGTGGACCGGCGGCTTCGTGGCGAACGTACGGGTGACGGCCGGCTCGTCGGCTCTCAACGGTTGGACCGTGACGATCGCGCTGCCGTCCGGCGCGACGGTCACCAACGCCTGGAGTGCCACCAACAGCGGTAGCACCGGCACGACGACCTGGCGAAACGTGTCGTACAACGGTCAGGTCGCGGCCGGACAATCCACCGAGTTCGGCTTCCAGGGCAACGGCACCGCCGGCAGCCTCACCCCGACCTGCGCCGCGGGCTGA
- a CDS encoding extracellular catalytic domain type 1 short-chain-length polyhydroxyalkanoate depolymerase, producing the protein MTLKTRLLGVLTAVVTVAAAALTFATPASAATLTQVTGFGANPTNLQMHLYVPDRVASRPGILLALHYCTGTGPAFYSGTQYASLADRYGFIVIYPSATRSSKCWDVASPQALRRGGGSDPVGLISMIDYVKQRYAADPDRVFATGTSSGAMMTNVMLGDYPDVFAAGASFAGVPFACFATGGSSEWNSECANGQSIKTAQQWGDLVRGAYPGYTGRRPRMQIWHGTSDETLRYPNFGEQIKQWTNVHGLSQTPTYTDSPQSGYTRTRYGSSGPMAPVEAISMQGVTHNIPVDAAQVIRFFGLDGTTPPTTPPPTTPPPTTPPPTTPPPTTPPPTTPPPTTPPPTTPPPTAGACRVGYTVNAWNSGLTASVTITNTGTAAVNGWALTFTLPSGQAITNGWNATYSPTSGAVTARNVSYNATIAPNASVEIGFQATHTGGTGKPSSFTLNGATCAVS; encoded by the coding sequence ATGACACTGAAGACAAGGCTTCTCGGCGTCCTCACGGCGGTCGTGACAGTCGCCGCCGCTGCGCTGACGTTCGCCACCCCGGCGTCGGCGGCGACGCTCACCCAGGTGACCGGCTTCGGCGCCAACCCCACAAACCTCCAGATGCACCTGTACGTCCCGGACCGGGTGGCGTCCCGGCCGGGCATCCTGCTCGCTCTGCACTACTGCACCGGAACGGGCCCCGCCTTCTACTCCGGCACGCAGTACGCGTCCCTCGCCGACCGGTACGGATTCATCGTCATCTACCCGTCGGCGACGCGTAGCAGCAAGTGCTGGGACGTGGCCTCGCCGCAGGCGCTGCGCCGAGGTGGCGGCAGCGACCCGGTCGGGCTCATTTCGATGATCGACTACGTGAAGCAGCGGTACGCCGCCGACCCGGACCGCGTCTTCGCCACCGGCACCTCGTCGGGCGCGATGATGACCAACGTCATGCTCGGCGACTACCCGGACGTGTTCGCGGCCGGCGCGTCCTTCGCCGGGGTGCCGTTCGCCTGCTTCGCCACCGGGGGCAGCTCGGAGTGGAACAGCGAGTGCGCGAACGGTCAGTCCATCAAGACCGCGCAGCAGTGGGGTGACCTGGTCCGCGGGGCGTACCCCGGCTACACGGGCCGGCGACCGCGGATGCAGATCTGGCACGGCACCAGCGACGAGACGCTGCGCTACCCGAACTTCGGCGAGCAGATCAAGCAGTGGACGAACGTGCACGGTCTGAGCCAGACCCCGACGTACACCGACTCCCCGCAGTCCGGGTACACCCGCACCCGGTACGGCAGCAGCGGCCCGATGGCCCCGGTCGAGGCGATCAGCATGCAGGGCGTCACGCACAACATCCCTGTCGACGCCGCCCAGGTGATCCGCTTCTTCGGCCTGGACGGCACCACGCCGCCGACGACGCCGCCGCCGACGACCCCGCCGCCGACCACGCCTCCTCCGACGACCCCGCCTCCGACGACCCCGCCGCCGACGACGCCTCCTCCGACGACCCCGCCTCCGACGACGCCTCCGCCCACCGCGGGTGCCTGCCGGGTCGGGTACACGGTCAACGCCTGGAACTCGGGCCTCACCGCGAGCGTGACCATCACCAACACCGGTACCGCCGCCGTGAACGGATGGGCGCTTACCTTCACGCTGCCCAGCGGCCAGGCCATCACCAACGGCTGGAACGCCACCTACTCCCCGACGAGCGGAGCGGTCACCGCCCGCAACGTCTCCTACAACGCCACCATCGCCCCGAACGCGTCGGTCGAGATCGGGTTCCAGGCCACCCACACCGGCGGCACCGGCAAACCCTCGTCGTTCACGCTCAACGGCGCCACCTGCGCGGTCTCCTGA
- the manD gene encoding D-mannonate dehydratase ManD, with protein sequence MKIVDARVIVTCPGRNFVTLKIVTDEGVTGVGDATLNGRELAVASYLRDHVAPLLIGRDPARIEDTWQYLYQGAYWRRGPVTMSAIAAVDTALWDIKGKVAGLPVYQLLGGRSREGVTVYGHANGETVEEVLVEVARYVDLGYRAVRVQCGVPGLPKTYGVSADKLFYEPADAALPSEATWSTPRYLSHVPSVFARVRDEFGPTLRLLHDVHHRLTPIEAARLGQSLEPYALTWMEDPVPADLQEGFRLIRQHTTTPIAVGEVFNSVFDAAQLIREQLIDYIRATVVHAGGITHLRRIFDLAALHHVRSGSHGATDLSPVCMAAALQLDISIPNFGLQEYMRHTAQTDEVFPHGYHYADGYLHPAEAPGLGVDIDEEAAARYPYAPAYLPVNRLEDGTVHPW encoded by the coding sequence GTGAAGATCGTCGACGCCCGGGTCATCGTGACCTGTCCGGGCCGCAACTTCGTCACCCTCAAGATCGTCACTGACGAGGGCGTCACAGGCGTCGGGGACGCCACCCTCAACGGTCGGGAGCTGGCCGTCGCGTCGTACCTGCGCGACCACGTGGCGCCGCTGCTGATCGGCCGGGACCCCGCCCGGATCGAAGACACCTGGCAGTACCTGTACCAGGGCGCGTACTGGCGGCGGGGGCCGGTCACGATGAGCGCGATCGCCGCGGTGGACACCGCGCTGTGGGACATCAAGGGCAAGGTCGCGGGCCTGCCGGTCTACCAGTTGCTGGGCGGCCGGTCCCGTGAGGGCGTCACCGTGTACGGCCACGCCAACGGCGAGACCGTCGAGGAGGTGCTGGTCGAGGTTGCCCGCTACGTCGACCTCGGCTACCGGGCGGTCCGTGTGCAGTGCGGCGTGCCGGGCCTGCCCAAGACGTACGGGGTCAGCGCCGACAAGCTCTTCTACGAGCCGGCCGACGCGGCGCTGCCCAGCGAGGCCACCTGGTCGACGCCGCGCTACCTGTCGCACGTGCCAAGCGTGTTCGCCCGGGTCCGCGACGAGTTCGGCCCCACCCTGCGGCTGCTGCACGACGTGCACCACCGGCTCACGCCCATCGAGGCGGCCCGGCTCGGCCAGAGTCTGGAGCCCTACGCGTTGACCTGGATGGAGGATCCGGTCCCCGCCGACCTGCAGGAGGGCTTCCGGCTGATCCGGCAGCACACCACCACCCCGATCGCCGTGGGCGAGGTCTTCAACAGCGTCTTCGACGCGGCGCAGCTCATCCGGGAACAGCTCATCGACTACATCCGGGCGACAGTGGTGCACGCGGGCGGCATCACCCACCTGCGTCGCATCTTCGACCTCGCCGCGCTGCACCACGTCCGCAGCGGCTCACACGGCGCCACCGACCTGTCGCCCGTCTGCATGGCCGCCGCGCTCCAGCTCGACATCTCGATCCCCAACTTCGGGCTACAGGAGTACATGCGACACACCGCGCAGACCGACGAGGTGTTCCCGCACGGCTACCACTACGCCGACGGCTACCTGCATCCCGCCGAGGCCCCCGGGCTGGGCGTCGACATCGACGAGGAGGCGGCGGCCCGCTACCCGTACGCGCCCGCGTACCTGCCGGTGAACCGGTTGGAGGACGGGACGGTGCACCCCTGGTGA
- a CDS encoding alpha-glucuronidase gives MNAHESTDLEESMFVAEPLGVEDPRVHPAWLPPEAFRALGARRVLVHGDGLLVDTVLDEVTRACTRYGGRVWHSPSWDVEVDLVLTLRDADELPGSAVEAARSVAEAALVDVADGATLGDEGFLLARSGELTVVLADAPAGLLYGLFHVVRLCAGAFDPARPPELHRPALRRRMLNHWDNVAVHPVMGQVERGYAGGSIFWAGGRPRGDLARIREYGRLLAASGINAISVNNVNVGRAEAMLLTDRLGDVAEIADVLRPYGIRVHLSVTFAAPVVLGGLSSADPFDEDVRAWWAATTRRVYERIDDFGGYVVKADSEGQPGPFTYGRDHADGANLLAEALAPYGGVVHWRAFVYNHHQDWRDRSTDRARAAYDHFAPLDGRFRTNVVLQVKFGPVDFQTREPVSPVLAAMPATRIAVELQVTQEYTGQQRHVCHLGPCWGEVLRFAPWGPGGRTIADVATGEAGTGGGLVAVANTGDDLFWTGHPLAQANLYTFGRLAWDPRLDATALLDEWMTLTFPPSATAEPELVRRTLHEIMDDSWRTYERYTAPLGVGFMVHPGDHYGPDVDGYEYSRWGTYHFADRDGVGVDRSRASGTGFAGQYPPYWADVYESPQACPDELLLFFHHVPYTHVLHSGSTVIQHIYDTHFAGVEEVTVMRRRWQTLNGMIDPSVYERVAERLDEQVRSATEWRDQINTYFFRKSGIPDARGRRIH, from the coding sequence GTGAACGCGCACGAGTCGACGGACCTGGAGGAGTCGATGTTCGTGGCAGAGCCACTGGGCGTCGAGGACCCGCGCGTGCATCCCGCCTGGCTCCCACCGGAGGCGTTCCGCGCGCTCGGCGCGCGCCGCGTCCTCGTGCACGGCGACGGACTGCTCGTCGACACAGTCCTCGACGAGGTGACGCGCGCCTGCACCCGCTACGGCGGGCGGGTCTGGCATTCCCCCTCCTGGGACGTCGAGGTCGACCTGGTGCTCACCCTGCGCGACGCCGACGAGCTGCCCGGCTCCGCAGTCGAGGCGGCGCGGTCGGTGGCGGAGGCGGCGCTGGTCGACGTCGCCGACGGTGCGACGCTCGGCGACGAGGGGTTCCTGCTGGCTCGCTCCGGCGAGCTGACCGTGGTGCTTGCCGACGCGCCCGCCGGTCTGCTGTACGGGCTGTTCCACGTCGTACGGCTCTGCGCGGGGGCGTTCGACCCGGCCCGTCCACCCGAGCTGCACCGGCCGGCGCTGCGTCGGCGGATGCTGAACCACTGGGACAACGTGGCCGTGCACCCGGTGATGGGCCAGGTCGAACGGGGGTACGCGGGCGGCTCGATCTTCTGGGCCGGTGGCCGTCCGCGCGGGGACCTGGCGCGGATCCGGGAGTACGGACGGCTGCTGGCCGCCAGCGGCATCAACGCGATCTCGGTGAACAACGTCAACGTGGGTCGCGCCGAGGCGATGCTGCTCACCGACCGGCTCGGCGACGTGGCCGAGATCGCGGACGTGCTGCGCCCGTACGGCATCCGGGTGCACCTGTCAGTCACGTTCGCCGCGCCCGTGGTTCTCGGTGGACTGTCCAGCGCCGATCCGTTCGACGAGGACGTACGCGCCTGGTGGGCGGCCACCACCCGGCGGGTGTACGAGCGCATCGACGACTTCGGCGGCTACGTGGTGAAGGCCGACTCCGAGGGGCAACCCGGTCCGTTCACGTACGGGCGCGACCACGCCGACGGGGCGAACCTGCTCGCCGAGGCCCTCGCCCCGTACGGGGGAGTGGTGCACTGGCGGGCGTTCGTCTACAACCACCACCAGGACTGGCGGGACCGGTCCACCGACCGGGCGCGGGCCGCGTACGACCACTTCGCCCCGCTCGACGGGCGGTTCCGCACCAACGTCGTCCTCCAGGTGAAGTTCGGCCCGGTGGACTTCCAGACGCGTGAGCCGGTCTCGCCGGTGCTCGCCGCCATGCCGGCCACCCGGATCGCCGTCGAGTTGCAGGTCACCCAGGAGTACACGGGTCAGCAGCGGCACGTCTGCCACCTCGGGCCGTGCTGGGGCGAGGTGCTGCGTTTCGCGCCCTGGGGCCCCGGCGGGCGGACGATCGCCGACGTGGCCACCGGGGAGGCCGGCACGGGCGGCGGCCTGGTCGCCGTCGCCAACACCGGCGACGACCTCTTCTGGACGGGGCACCCGCTGGCACAGGCCAACCTCTACACGTTCGGCCGGCTCGCCTGGGACCCGCGCCTCGACGCGACGGCGCTCCTCGACGAGTGGATGACGTTGACGTTCCCGCCGTCGGCGACCGCGGAGCCGGAACTGGTGCGGCGGACGCTGCACGAGATCATGGACGACTCCTGGCGGACCTACGAGCGCTACACCGCCCCGCTGGGCGTCGGCTTCATGGTCCATCCCGGCGACCACTACGGCCCCGACGTCGACGGGTACGAGTACTCGCGGTGGGGCACCTACCACTTCGCCGACCGCGACGGCGTCGGCGTGGACCGCAGTCGCGCCTCGGGCACCGGCTTCGCCGGCCAGTACCCGCCCTACTGGGCCGACGTGTACGAGTCTCCGCAGGCGTGCCCGGACGAGCTGCTGCTCTTCTTCCACCACGTCCCGTACACGCACGTTCTGCACAGTGGGTCCACAGTCATCCAGCACATCTACGACACCCACTTCGCGGGCGTCGAGGAGGTGACGGTGATGCGGCGACGGTGGCAGACCCTGAACGGGATGATCGACCCGAGCGTGTACGAGCGGGTGGCCGAACGCCTCGACGAGCAGGTGCGCAGCGCCACCGAGTGGCGGGATCAGATCAACACGTACTTCTTCCGCAAGTCCGGGATACCCGATGCGCGGGGGCGGCGCATCCACTGA
- a CDS encoding DUF624 domain-containing protein produces the protein MTRSTAQAWRQFGDGPLSRIASRVYILVVVEALLLVTTLPGLLPLLLLGRDPSNLPLAALLLLPVGPAVSAALYALRHQPPDLTDLRPAALFWRGYRLNVGGALRVWAPTVLWLTVLALNLAYRGAIGLPRWWVAPLVLIAVGVTLCAANALVITSLFEFRTRDVLRLAVHFLVRTPGVTVGNALLLAAAAGVTAVFSEAVLALLASVVVLAVLRVGDPMIHLIRKEFTT, from the coding sequence ATGACGCGTAGCACCGCCCAGGCCTGGCGGCAGTTCGGCGACGGGCCCCTGTCCCGGATCGCGTCCCGCGTCTACATCCTGGTCGTGGTCGAGGCGCTACTCCTCGTCACCACGCTGCCCGGCCTGCTCCCGCTGCTGCTGCTCGGCCGCGACCCCAGCAACCTGCCGCTTGCCGCGCTCCTACTGCTGCCGGTCGGGCCGGCGGTCAGCGCCGCCCTGTACGCCCTGCGCCACCAGCCGCCCGATCTGACGGACCTGCGACCCGCCGCCCTGTTCTGGCGGGGCTACCGGCTCAACGTCGGGGGCGCGCTGCGGGTCTGGGCCCCGACGGTGCTGTGGCTGACAGTGCTCGCGCTGAACCTCGCCTACCGTGGCGCGATCGGCCTCCCGAGGTGGTGGGTGGCGCCGCTGGTGCTCATCGCGGTCGGGGTGACCCTCTGCGCGGCCAACGCGCTGGTGATCACCTCGCTGTTCGAGTTCCGCACCCGCGACGTCCTGCGCCTGGCCGTGCACTTCCTCGTCCGTACCCCAGGGGTCACCGTCGGCAACGCCCTGCTGCTCGCCGCGGCGGCCGGGGTCACCGCGGTCTTCTCCGAGGCGGTCCTGGCGCTGCTCGCCTCGGTCGTGGTCCTGGCGGTCCTGCGCGTCGGCGACCCGATGATCCACCTGATCCGGAAGGAGTTCACCACATGA